In Legionella cincinnatiensis, the DNA window AATCGTTGATTTTCAACAATTTTGCTAACACGATTCATGGTAAAAATATATTGTGACATAACTACTCCGTCTTTCTTTAAACTTGTCTGTATAGCCAGGATGATGACTCAATCAATCTACCACTCAAGAATTACTTTACCTGATTGGCCTGAAGCCATAATTTGAAACGCATGTTGATACTCATCAATTGGAAAATGATGGGTTATCACTGGTGAAATATCCAAGCCACTTTGCAACATGGCGATCATTTTATACCATGTTTCAAACATTTCGCGACCGTAAATCCCTTTAATGACCAGCCCCTTAAAAATAACCTGATTCCAATCAATGGATGTTTCCTGAGGAGGAATACCCAACATTGCAACATGGCCACCATGATTCATAGCTTTCATCATGTCATTTAAAGCCATAGGATTTCCTGACATTTCAAGTCCTACATCAAATCCCTCAATCATTCCTAATTCAGCAGCCACATCAGAAAGTTTTTCATATTTGATATTTACTGCTCGTGTTACACCCATTTTTCGTGCTAACTCTAACCGATGATCATTAACATCAGTAATCACTACATGACGTGCGCCTATATGTCTTACTATAGCAGCCGCCATAATACCAATTGGTCCAGCACCAGTGATCAATACATCCTCTCCAACAACATCAAAAGCCAAAGCACAATGAGTTGCATTACCAAAAGGATCTAGAATTGAAGCCTGCTCTCCAGTAATGTTATCGGGAAGCACAATAACATTAGTAGCCGGTAAGGATAAATACTCCGCAAAACAACCTGGTCTATTTACTCCCACACCTAAAGTATTACGACAAAGATGTCGTTTTCCTGCGCGGCAGTTACGACAGAATCCGCAAGTGATGTGTCCTTCACCTGAAACTCTCTGACCAACACTGAGGCCTCGCACTTCCTGACCCACAGCAACGATTTCCCCATAAAATTCATGACCTACAGTCATAGGCACAGGAATCGTTGCTTGTGCCCATTCATCCCAAGAATAAATATGGATATCAGTGCCACAAATCGCTGTTTTTTTCACTTTAATTAATACATCGTTAACGCCATATTCCGGCATGGCGACTTCTTCCATCCAAATTCCAGGTTCCTTTTTCGCTTTGACTAATGATTTCATGAAGTACCTCAAAATAAGATCCTCTCTACCCTAATGAGAGAAGAAAGCGTTACTTAATGTAGCTCGATATAAAAAATAAGGTAATTTTTATATCGAACAGTT includes these proteins:
- the tdh gene encoding L-threonine 3-dehydrogenase, yielding MKSLVKAKKEPGIWMEEVAMPEYGVNDVLIKVKKTAICGTDIHIYSWDEWAQATIPVPMTVGHEFYGEIVAVGQEVRGLSVGQRVSGEGHITCGFCRNCRAGKRHLCRNTLGVGVNRPGCFAEYLSLPATNVIVLPDNITGEQASILDPFGNATHCALAFDVVGEDVLITGAGPIGIMAAAIVRHIGARHVVITDVNDHRLELARKMGVTRAVNIKYEKLSDVAAELGMIEGFDVGLEMSGNPMALNDMMKAMNHGGHVAMLGIPPQETSIDWNQVIFKGLVIKGIYGREMFETWYKMIAMLQSGLDISPVITHHFPIDEYQHAFQIMASGQSGKVILEW